The Streptomyces sp. NBC_00454 DNA segment CGCCCGCAGGAACCTCCGCCCGGAGCCCAGCCGGGTGGCCGGCCGGGTGGCCGGCGGCCGGGCTTCGTCAAGCGGCGGACCCTGCGGTCGCTTCGTGGGGACGGCTCGTGTGGTCATGACTCAACGGTCCCGTGTCCAGGCCCCCGCCACCTCCCCCGTGAAGGGGAACCGTCTCCCTCGCCCGGGGGAGGAACCACCCCCTCCACCGCACCACCTGCGAGCCCGCGCGTGCCCACACATCCGCCCGCATCCGCCCGCAGGGCCCTCAGAGCCGCTACATCCGCCGCGTCACCACCGACAGCCGGTCCCTCGCCTCGAACAGCGCCCCCTTGATGACCTGTTCGTGCCCCGGCGTCAGCCGCGCCACCGGTACCGAGCAGCTCACCGCGTCGCGGGCCGGCGTCCGGTAGGGCACGGCCACCCCGAAGCAGCGCAGTCCGAGGGTGTTCTCCTCCCGGTCCACCGCGTACCCCTGCTCCCGCACCAGGGCCAGCTCGTCGATGAGCCGGTCCCGGTCGGTGATGGTGTGCTCGGTGACCGGTTCCAGCCGCCGCGGCAGGAGTCCGCGTACCTCTTCGTCGGTGTGCGTGGCCAGCAGCGCCTTGCCGAGCGCCGTCGAGTGCACGGGCAGCCGCCGGCCGACGCGGGTGAAGGGCCGCAGATAGTGCTGGGACTGGCGGGTCGCGAGGTAGACCACGCTCGTCCCGTCCATCCGGGCCAGGTGGATGGTCTCCGTCGTATCGTCGGAGAGCCGGTCCAGCGTCGGCCTGGCCGCCGCGACGACCTCGTCCCCGTCGATGTACGAGCTGCCGACGAGCAGCGCCCGTACGCCGATGCCGTACCGCGTTCCCGTCGCGTCCGTCTCCACCCAGCCCAGGTTCACCAGGGTGCGCAGCAGCATGTAGAGGCTGGATTTGGGCAGGGAGAGGTCGCTTTGGATGTCGGCCAGGCTGTGGAGCCCCGGTCGCGCCGCGAAGTGTTCCAGCAACTGGACCGTGCGTACCGCCGACTTGACGGCCGCCGGCGCGCCCGAGCCCCCCGACTCAGCTGTCGTCATTCGCCTTCGTGCCCCTCTGTCGCTGTGCCTGGCTCCGGCTCTCGTCTTGTCAACCCGGAAGGCGCGGAAATAGAGTCCACGATGGATGTGATCATTCATCCACCGGAACAGCGTTCAGAATACTGAACGCATCCGCACGGGTCAGCGTAGATCCAGGAGGCAGTTCGCCATGGCAGCAACACCAGTCTGGAGTGTGGACCCCCGCACCGGGAAGCAGCGCGAGCAGGTTGCGGCGGAGGCCACACCCCAGGAGGTGGACGGAGCCGTGCGCGCGGCCCACGCGGCCCGCGGCGCGCTCGGCGACGCCGTCGCCCGCGCCGCCTTCCTGCGCGCCGCCGCCGACCTCCTCGACGGGGCCGCCGAGCAGGTCGTCCGGGCCGCCGACGCCGAGACCGCGCTCGGCCCCGGACGGCTCACCGGCGAGCTCGCCCGCACCACCGGCCAGCTCCGCGCCTTCGCCGACGCCGTGGACGAGGGCTCCCACCTCGACATCCGCATCGACCGCGCCGACCCCACCACCGCCCCGCCCCGCCCGGAGCTGCGCCGCTACAAGGTGCCGCTGGGCGTGGTCGCGGTGTACGCCGCCTCGAACTTCCCGCTCGCCTTCTCCGTCCCCGGCGGGGACACCGCCAGCGCGCTGGCCGCGGGCTGCCCGGTCGTGGTCAAGGCGCACCCCGACCACCCGGCCACCTCCGAACTGTGCGCCTCGCTGCTGCGCCGGGCGGCCGTCGCCGCCGGGCTGCCGCCCGAAGTGGTCGCCGTGGTGCACGGGTTCGACGCCGGCCTGGAGCTGATCCGGCACCCGCTGGTCACCGCCGCCGGGTTCACCGGTTCCATCCGGGGCGGGCGGGCCCTGTTCGACGCGGCCGCCGCGCGGCCCGTGCCGATCCCCTTCCACGGGGAACTGGGCTCCCTGAACCCCGTCGTGGTCACCCCGGCGGCCGCCGCCGAGCGCGCCGAGGAGATCGGCGCCGGGCTGGCGGGCTCGGTCACCCTCGGAGTCGGCCAGTTCTGCGTCAAGCCCGGCCTGGTCCTCGTACCCGAGGGCGCGGACGGCGACCGGCTCGCCGGGGCGCTCGGCAAGTCGCTCGGCGAGAGCGGTCCCGGGGTCCTGCTCGACCACCGGATGCGGGAGAACTTCATCGCCGGGGTCCGCGAGCGCGCCGCGCTGCCCGGGGTCGAGGCCCCCGTCGCCCCCGGCTCCGGCGGCGAGCACACCGTCGGCGCGGGCTACCTGAGCCTGCCGGCGCGGACCCTGCTGGAGGGCAGGCCCTACGAGGTGCTCCTGGAGGAGTGCTTCGGCCCCGTCACCGTGCTCGTCCGGTACGCGGACCAGGGCGAGGCCCGCGCCCTGCTCGGGCGGCTCCCGGGGAACCTCACCGCGACCCTCCAGCTGTCGGCGGCCGAGGCGGCCGGCGGCCCGGGACCCGCGGCGGAGCTGATCGCCCGGGCCACCGCGCTGGCCGGGCGGATCGTGGTCAACGGCTGGCCGACCGGTGTCGCGGTGGCCCCCGCCCAGCACCACGGCGGCCCCTACCCGGCGGCGACCTCCCACTCCACCTCGGTCGGCGGCACCGCCATCGAACGCTGGCTGCGGCCGGTGGCCTACCAGTCGGTGCCGGACGCCCTGCTCCCTCCGGAGCTGCGGGAGGCCAACCCACTGGGGCTGCCGCGCCGGGTCACGGGCGACCTGCCGGCTTAGTGCGCAGCCGCCCCGCTTAATGCGTTGCCGCCCCCGGCCCGGGGGCGGCAGGCTGCGCCCCATGCCCAGACCACACGGATTCTCGTACGAACAGCTGGGCGACCACACGGTCGCCATCACCCACCAGGGCCGGTCCGCGACCACCCTGCGGGGCAGCCGGGCCGACAAGTTCCTCGCCGAGGTCGAAGCCGGTGACGCGCAGCTGGTGATGGCCCGCTGGACCGGCGCGTACAAGTTCGGGAACGAGCGGACGGCCAAGAACCACCCCAGGAACCGGGGCTGAGAACCGGCCTCAACCGTGGTCGACCGGCCACGGGACCCGGCGAAATCTCGCCGGAGAGTAAGGGAACGGCAAAGGGACCCCGGTCGTTCTCCCGGCATGACCGCTATGACCCCTGGTTCCAACCTGCCGCTCAACACCGTCCGCGTGACGGTCGACGTGGCTGCCCCGGTGCGGCTCGACGTGTCCGGGCTGCTCCTCGCCGCCGACGGCAAGGTGCGTTCCGACGCCGATTTCATCTTCTTCAACCAGCCGGCCGGCCCCGGTGTCGCGTACCGGTCCGGCGGCGGTACGACACCGGACTCGATCACCGTGGACACCGGTTCGGTGCCGCCGGGGATCGAGCGGATCGTGATCACCGCCAGTCCGGACGCGGCCGGACAGACCTTCCAGGGCATCGAGCCCACCGCCACCGTGCGGGACGCGGCGAGCGGAGCGGTGAT contains these protein-coding regions:
- a CDS encoding IclR family transcriptional regulator — protein: MTTAESGGSGAPAAVKSAVRTVQLLEHFAARPGLHSLADIQSDLSLPKSSLYMLLRTLVNLGWVETDATGTRYGIGVRALLVGSSYIDGDEVVAAARPTLDRLSDDTTETIHLARMDGTSVVYLATRQSQHYLRPFTRVGRRLPVHSTALGKALLATHTDEEVRGLLPRRLEPVTEHTITDRDRLIDELALVREQGYAVDREENTLGLRCFGVAVPYRTPARDAVSCSVPVARLTPGHEQVIKGALFEARDRLSVVTRRM
- a CDS encoding aldehyde dehydrogenase (NADP(+)) is translated as MAATPVWSVDPRTGKQREQVAAEATPQEVDGAVRAAHAARGALGDAVARAAFLRAAADLLDGAAEQVVRAADAETALGPGRLTGELARTTGQLRAFADAVDEGSHLDIRIDRADPTTAPPRPELRRYKVPLGVVAVYAASNFPLAFSVPGGDTASALAAGCPVVVKAHPDHPATSELCASLLRRAAVAAGLPPEVVAVVHGFDAGLELIRHPLVTAAGFTGSIRGGRALFDAAAARPVPIPFHGELGSLNPVVVTPAAAAERAEEIGAGLAGSVTLGVGQFCVKPGLVLVPEGADGDRLAGALGKSLGESGPGVLLDHRMRENFIAGVRERAALPGVEAPVAPGSGGEHTVGAGYLSLPARTLLEGRPYEVLLEECFGPVTVLVRYADQGEARALLGRLPGNLTATLQLSAAEAAGGPGPAAELIARATALAGRIVVNGWPTGVAVAPAQHHGGPYPAATSHSTSVGGTAIERWLRPVAYQSVPDALLPPELREANPLGLPRRVTGDLPA